The following proteins are co-located in the Labrys monachus genome:
- a CDS encoding marine proteobacterial sortase target protein: MIQAEAGRPSGRAGPRPHSGLGRAGLAAMAGRLALAGLVLVLLLLGAAGARAAARGAGVTVDDVHAGSLLLRTDEPGRYLEALRTATDVAITVSGPTLRARVTQVFRNPGRDWVEGVYVYPLSEGAAVDAMKMVVGGRVVVADIREKQQARAIYERAKAGGRRAALVEQQRPNLFMNAIANIGPGDTVVIQIDYQEPVRQADDTFSLRVPLVVAPRFSPGLGEARTVAFEGGRGWGRVDQPAPAAPVLDPARNPPVNPVSIHVDLAAGFPIGEVTSAFHRIDVAIEGPDRRRISLADGAVPADRDFELRWKAVPSRTPAVGLFRERVGNDDYLLAFVTPPAAERGEAERRPREITFVIDNSGSMGGTSIEQAKASLAYALGRLTPADRFNVIRFDDTMTSLFGGTLPADADNLRRAQAFVAALQANGGTVMVPPMLAALNEGSSASPGFLRQVVFLTDGEIDNEQELFDAIAAHRGRSRVFMVGIGSAPNSYLMTRAAELGGGTFTAIGAVDQVQERMKQLVDRLENPAMTDVGIAFSAASADVTPRILPDLYRGDTLVVAAKVGSLAGTAEIGGMIDGRPWSVTLPLAEAAPGEGLSKLWARRKIDDAEVAQTLHRITSEEADRRILDLALAHHLVTRLTSLVAVDRTPVRPRGVRLTRSDVPLNLPAGWDFDKVFGTSGDPATQQRQALLDADGGPIRMIRPSADPAQAVTLPQTATDAELRLLAGLGLLAAGLGFGLATRRRRAVA; this comes from the coding sequence ATGATCCAAGCGGAGGCCGGCCGCCCATCCGGCAGAGCGGGGCCGCGGCCCCATTCCGGCCTCGGCCGGGCCGGCCTCGCCGCCATGGCCGGGCGGCTGGCGCTGGCAGGCCTCGTCCTCGTCCTCCTCCTGCTCGGCGCCGCCGGCGCCCGGGCGGCGGCGCGGGGCGCCGGGGTGACCGTCGACGACGTCCATGCCGGCTCGCTCCTGCTGCGCACGGACGAGCCGGGCCGCTATCTGGAGGCGCTGCGCACCGCCACGGACGTCGCCATCACCGTCAGCGGGCCGACCCTGCGCGCCCGCGTCACCCAGGTCTTCCGCAATCCGGGCCGGGACTGGGTCGAGGGCGTCTATGTCTATCCCCTGTCGGAGGGCGCCGCCGTCGACGCCATGAAGATGGTGGTCGGCGGGCGCGTCGTCGTCGCCGACATCAGGGAGAAGCAGCAGGCCCGGGCGATCTACGAACGGGCGAAGGCCGGCGGCCGGCGGGCGGCGCTGGTCGAGCAGCAGCGCCCCAACCTGTTCATGAATGCGATCGCCAATATCGGTCCGGGCGACACGGTGGTGATCCAGATCGACTATCAGGAACCGGTGCGCCAGGCGGACGACACCTTCTCGCTGCGCGTGCCGCTGGTCGTCGCGCCGCGCTTCTCGCCGGGCTTGGGCGAGGCCCGCACCGTGGCCTTCGAGGGCGGCAGGGGCTGGGGCCGCGTGGATCAGCCGGCGCCCGCCGCGCCGGTCCTCGATCCCGCCCGCAACCCGCCCGTCAATCCCGTCTCGATCCATGTCGATCTCGCGGCCGGCTTTCCGATCGGCGAGGTGACGAGCGCCTTCCACCGCATCGACGTCGCCATCGAGGGGCCGGACAGAAGGCGGATCAGCCTTGCCGACGGCGCCGTTCCCGCCGACCGCGACTTCGAGCTGCGCTGGAAGGCCGTGCCGAGCCGGACGCCCGCCGTCGGCCTGTTCCGCGAGCGTGTCGGCAATGACGACTATCTCCTCGCCTTCGTGACGCCGCCGGCCGCCGAGCGCGGCGAGGCGGAACGCCGGCCCCGCGAAATCACCTTCGTCATCGACAATTCGGGGTCGATGGGCGGCACCTCGATCGAGCAGGCCAAGGCGAGCCTCGCCTATGCCCTCGGCCGCCTCACGCCGGCCGACCGCTTCAACGTCATCCGCTTCGACGACACCATGACCAGCCTGTTCGGCGGGACGCTGCCGGCCGATGCCGACAATCTGCGCCGGGCCCAGGCCTTCGTCGCCGCGCTCCAGGCCAATGGCGGCACGGTGATGGTGCCGCCGATGCTGGCGGCGCTGAACGAGGGTTCCTCCGCCAGCCCCGGCTTCCTGCGCCAGGTCGTCTTCCTCACCGACGGCGAGATCGACAACGAGCAGGAGCTGTTCGACGCCATCGCCGCCCATCGCGGGCGCTCTCGGGTCTTCATGGTCGGCATCGGCTCGGCGCCCAACAGCTATCTGATGACGCGCGCGGCCGAGCTCGGCGGCGGCACCTTCACCGCCATCGGCGCCGTCGACCAGGTGCAGGAGCGCATGAAGCAGCTCGTCGACAGGCTGGAAAACCCGGCCATGACCGATGTCGGCATCGCCTTCTCGGCGGCGAGCGCCGATGTCACGCCGCGCATCCTGCCCGACCTCTATCGCGGCGACACGCTGGTGGTGGCCGCCAAGGTCGGCTCGCTCGCCGGCACGGCCGAGATCGGCGGCATGATCGACGGGCGGCCCTGGTCGGTGACGCTGCCGCTCGCCGAGGCCGCGCCCGGCGAGGGCCTCTCCAAGCTCTGGGCCCGGCGCAAGATCGACGACGCCGAGGTCGCGCAGACGCTGCACCGGATCACGAGCGAGGAGGCCGACCGGCGCATCCTCGACCTCGCCCTCGCGCACCATCTCGTTACCCGCCTCACCAGCCTCGTCGCCGTCGACAGGACGCCGGTGCGCCCGCGCGGCGTCCGCCTGACGCGCTCCGACGTGCCGCTGAACCTGCCGGCGGGCTGGGACTTCGACAAGGTCTTCGGCACGTCGGGCGATCCCGCCACGCAGCAGCGCCAGGCCCTGCTCGACGCGGATGGCGGCCCCATCCGCATGATCCGGCCCTCCGCCGACCCCGCGCAGGCGGTGACGCTGCCGCAGACCGCGACCGACGCCGAACTGCGCCTGCTTGCCGGCCTCGGGCTGCTCGCCGCCGGGCTCGGCTTCGGCCTCGCCACCCGTCGCCGCAGGGCCGTCGCATGA
- a CDS encoding helix-turn-helix domain-containing protein: protein MKTDSEFSSEGSRSIAAAVREELARRRISRQTLAEKAKISLSTLEKALSGRRPFTVATTIRLEEALGTRLRRPEPADIGAKAAADQAPEHLGSYARAAIAWLVGPYLTLRPSFGDAEAIFAYRTEITWSEAASCLVFHEQDRLDAAFNQQGWVSVPHQSGHIYLVTSRHGQYRLAMIGRPTMTGEMYGILTTLRAGRGTQLTPISTAIALVPMAGGGQEEPALGRIAPHHPSYGGYRAHLARVTDEEFALFKAGN from the coding sequence GTGAAGACCGACAGCGAATTTTCCAGCGAAGGCAGCCGGTCGATCGCGGCGGCGGTGCGCGAGGAACTGGCGCGCCGGCGCATCTCGCGCCAGACCCTGGCCGAGAAGGCCAAGATCAGCCTGTCCACGCTGGAAAAGGCCCTGTCCGGCCGGCGCCCCTTCACCGTGGCGACGACGATCCGGCTCGAGGAGGCGCTGGGCACCCGGCTGCGCCGGCCCGAGCCGGCCGACATCGGGGCGAAGGCGGCGGCGGACCAGGCGCCGGAGCATCTCGGCTCCTATGCGCGGGCGGCGATCGCCTGGCTGGTCGGCCCCTATCTGACCCTGCGCCCGTCCTTCGGCGACGCCGAGGCGATCTTCGCCTACCGCACCGAGATCACCTGGAGCGAGGCCGCCTCCTGCCTGGTCTTCCACGAGCAGGACCGCCTCGACGCGGCGTTCAACCAGCAGGGCTGGGTGTCGGTGCCGCACCAGTCCGGGCATATCTATCTCGTCACCTCCCGGCACGGGCAATACCGCCTCGCCATGATCGGGCGCCCGACGATGACGGGCGAGATGTACGGCATCCTCACCACCCTGCGCGCCGGCCGCGGCACGCAGCTCACCCCGATCTCGACGGCGATCGCTTTGGTGCCGATGGCCGGCGGCGGCCAGGAAGAGCCCGCCCTCGGCCGCATCGCCCCGCATCACCCGAGCTATGGCGGCTACCGGGCCCATCTCGCGCGGGTGACGGACGAGGAATTCGCGCTGTTCAAGGCGGGGAACTAG